One stretch of Pseudanabaena sp. ABRG5-3 DNA includes these proteins:
- a CDS encoding AAA family ATPase: MNLFENHRQQITASEAPLADRLRPRHLNEFIGQEHILGQGRLLRRAIQADRLSSLIFYGPPGTGKTTLARIIANTTNAHFIAINAVLAGVKEIREAIETAQTQRGYHNQRTILFVDEVHRFNKSQQDALLPWVENGTIILIGATTENPFFEVNKALVSRSRLFQLKPLTEADLRCVLEQALSDRQRGYGNLKVNVTEEAIAHLANVANGDARSLLNALELAVETTEPDENGAITITLAVAEESIQQRAVLYDKEGDAHFDTISAFIKSVRGSDPDAALYWLAKMIYVGEDPRFILRRLLILASEDIGLADPQAVVVVNACAEAFDRIGLPEGRYHLAQATLYLANAPKSNSLMGFFDAIAAVEQERQSDVPNPLKDGNRDKKGFGHGAGYLYPHAYRDHWIEQQYLPSSLQGQVFYQPSDQGAEAEIKLQVERRREAQLAAMVSGVVIELPEILTFSPTDTKSDRWLQRTIGQAGERLAKIRDRLFSKLSLQRHHVVLNLNAATGLFTWEALRSVPEGGVYALTYQESEAIALQEQAASLPELLRPIVLHGSLTKLPEAIASMQFEAIIGYNALMREHDKLACIQQLANLLQPDGKIALYESIPKHTQRIYRLLDLPDAFGDRWIQAEEAIYANPDDPMTNWDIDDLRSAFEKGGLKVEIEVERITTPMQISTALLNRWFSKSQAKPSYASHLSKFLTDDEIAIAQQLLTSKLLNKTVSWKSSAAIITH; this comes from the coding sequence ATGAACCTATTCGAGAACCATCGCCAACAAATCACCGCATCAGAAGCGCCCCTCGCCGATCGCTTACGTCCGCGCCACCTCAATGAATTCATCGGTCAAGAACATATCCTCGGACAAGGAAGACTACTCCGCCGCGCCATCCAAGCAGATCGCCTATCATCCCTCATCTTTTATGGTCCCCCCGGCACAGGCAAAACCACCCTAGCAAGGATTATCGCCAACACCACCAATGCCCACTTCATCGCCATCAATGCCGTCCTCGCAGGCGTAAAAGAAATCAGAGAAGCGATCGAAACCGCCCAAACTCAACGCGGGTATCACAATCAACGCACGATTCTCTTTGTCGATGAAGTGCATCGCTTCAACAAATCCCAACAGGATGCCTTACTGCCTTGGGTAGAAAATGGCACAATCATTCTCATCGGTGCAACTACCGAAAATCCTTTCTTTGAAGTCAATAAAGCCCTAGTCAGCCGATCACGATTATTCCAATTAAAGCCCTTAACCGAAGCGGATTTACGGTGCGTATTAGAGCAAGCACTTAGCGATCGCCAGAGAGGTTACGGCAACCTCAAAGTAAATGTTACCGAAGAAGCGATCGCCCATTTAGCCAATGTCGCCAACGGTGATGCAAGGTCATTGCTGAATGCCTTGGAACTAGCAGTCGAAACAACAGAACCCGATGAGAATGGGGCGATCACTATTACTTTAGCCGTAGCCGAAGAATCCATTCAACAAAGAGCCGTTCTCTACGACAAAGAAGGCGATGCTCACTTCGATACGATTAGCGCCTTTATCAAAAGCGTGCGCGGCTCCGATCCTGATGCTGCCCTCTATTGGTTAGCCAAAATGATCTATGTAGGAGAAGATCCGCGTTTTATTTTGCGCCGATTACTGATTTTAGCGAGCGAAGATATCGGACTTGCCGACCCGCAAGCCGTGGTAGTCGTGAATGCTTGTGCAGAAGCTTTTGACCGCATTGGCTTACCTGAAGGACGCTATCATTTAGCCCAAGCCACGCTCTATCTTGCCAATGCTCCCAAATCCAATAGTCTGATGGGCTTCTTCGATGCGATCGCCGCCGTTGAGCAGGAACGTCAATCCGATGTTCCCAATCCTCTCAAAGATGGCAATCGCGATAAAAAAGGCTTCGGTCATGGTGCTGGATATCTCTATCCCCACGCCTATCGCGACCATTGGATCGAGCAGCAATATTTACCCAGCAGTTTGCAAGGACAGGTATTCTATCAACCATCGGATCAAGGTGCAGAAGCAGAGATTAAGTTACAAGTGGAACGCCGCCGCGAGGCACAATTGGCCGCAATGGTAAGTGGTGTAGTTATAGAATTACCTGAAATTCTTACCTTTAGTCCCACTGATACCAAAAGCGATCGCTGGTTACAACGCACCATCGGACAGGCAGGGGAAAGATTAGCAAAAATACGCGATCGCCTATTCTCTAAATTATCGCTACAACGTCATCATGTAGTTCTAAATCTAAATGCTGCCACAGGATTATTCACATGGGAAGCATTGCGCTCGGTTCCAGAAGGAGGCGTGTATGCGCTGACCTATCAAGAATCAGAAGCGATCGCTCTGCAAGAACAAGCAGCAAGTTTACCTGAACTGTTACGCCCAATTGTTCTGCATGGTTCTTTAACAAAACTTCCTGAAGCGATCGCCTCTATGCAGTTTGAAGCGATTATCGGCTATAACGCTCTGATGCGCGAACATGACAAATTAGCTTGCATTCAACAATTAGCAAATCTCCTACAACCTGATGGCAAAATCGCTCTCTATGAATCAATTCCCAAACACACGCAGCGAATTTATCGATTGCTCGATTTACCCGATGCATTTGGAGATCGCTGGATTCAAGCAGAAGAAGCAATCTATGCGAATCCTGATGACCCGATGACAAATTGGGATATTGATGATTTACGATCGGCTTTTGAGAAAGGAGGTTTAAAGGTTGAAATAGAAGTAGAACGCATCACTACGCCCATGCAAATTTCTACGGCTTTGTTAAACCGTTGGTTTAGCAAGTCTCAAGCCAAACCATCCTATGCCAGCCATCTATCCAAGTTTCTCACCGATGATGAAATTGCGATCGCTCAACAGTTACTGACCAGTAAGTTACTGAACAAAACAGTAAGTTGGAAAAGTTCAGCAGCAATAATTACTCATTAA
- a CDS encoding type I restriction endonuclease subunit R, producing the protein MQTLAVTEAITTIAEAEGKFGLSRSESKDFFTEWYDQLPEIDSSDRANLEILWRRYIYHSSGGHLLESTVMLLLVSPLLTIAGLYDPPFRIKAEESIAINVSDSEETLQGRIDVLVLRDRLWIIVLESKKKMLSVWSALPQTLAYLMASPNEDLSTFAMLTNGDNIVFVKLEAKQYAMSQVLAPLVNRGELEVAWQVLRKIAEIEV; encoded by the coding sequence ATGCAAACATTAGCTGTTACTGAAGCTATCACGACGATCGCTGAAGCAGAGGGCAAATTTGGCTTGAGTCGTAGTGAATCAAAGGATTTTTTTACGGAATGGTATGACCAGTTACCAGAGATCGATTCTAGCGATCGCGCCAATTTAGAGATTCTCTGGCGACGTTATATTTATCATAGCTCTGGTGGACATTTGCTAGAAAGTACGGTGATGCTCTTACTGGTTTCGCCATTGCTCACGATCGCTGGTTTATATGATCCTCCTTTTCGGATTAAGGCGGAGGAGTCGATTGCGATCAATGTTTCTGATAGTGAAGAAACTCTACAGGGGCGAATTGATGTTTTGGTATTGCGCGATCGCTTGTGGATTATTGTTTTAGAGTCAAAGAAAAAGATGCTTTCGGTTTGGTCTGCTTTACCGCAAACTTTGGCTTATTTGATGGCTAGTCCGAATGAAGATCTTTCGACTTTTGCGATGTTGACGAATGGTGATAATATTGTGTTTGTGAAGCTAGAGGCTAAGCAATATGCGATGTCTCAGGTTTTGGCTCCTTTGGTTAATCGGGGTGAGTTAGAGGTTGCATGGCAAGTTTTACGCAAGATTGCAGAAATAGAAGTTTGA